A region of the Thalassoroseus pseudoceratinae genome:
GAACGCGAGCGGAGTCTCAAATCGCGTGGATTCGCATTGTGTTTCCCGCAGCGGCGGCGGTCATTTTGGGAGGCGGCGTCACCGTGTTTTATTGCCTCACAGTGTTCTGGCCATTCACGCAATTGCTGAAAATGCTCTCGTGATGAGCGGGTTCATCGGGTGAAAGTCTGTTTGCCCTGGGAAATTCTCAACCGACGACGAGCGGAAATATGGCGGAATTTGATTACACAGCGATCGACATCGACGGTGGCAGCAACACGGGACGGATTCGCGCTCGTGACGAAGCCGACGCACGAAACCAGCTCACCGGGTTGGGGTGGACGGTCGAATCGATTACGGAAGTCGACCGGAACGATGCGGACGAACCGGAACTTCACCGATCTTCGAAAACCGATTTCGAACTAGGGAAGCACCTCGCGGAATTAACCGCCGCCGATTTGCCGTTAGCGTCTGGGTTATCAATTCTTGCCGAAGAAATCCCACGAGGCCAAACCAAACGGGCGTTGCAACGGGTCGCGGAACGATTGGATCGAGGCGATTCACTCGACGAGGCTCTCGACGGACCGGGGGCACCCAGCGAATTGCGTGCCTTGGTCGAGGTTGGCGTGCGTTCCGGTCGGATTGGGGAGGTTCTCAGTGAGTATGTGAAGCAGAGTCGCAAGTACATGGAACTGCGTCACAAGGCGATGTATTCCATAGGTTATGCAGCCGTCGTCGGGGCGGCGTGTATCGCGGTGCTGCTCGTATTCCTACTGATATTGGTTCCCCAGTTCAAAAGCATCTTCATTGATTTCAACACGGAGCTGCCCGGGTTGACCGTAGCGGTTCTTTCGTTGTCCGACACGCTTCGGACGTATGGAATTTTGATCTTGGCGGTCTTGTTGATCCTCTTCTTTTTAGGGGTGAGAATTGCCAGAGCCGGGCAGTGGTCGGTTTGGAAACAACGAGTCTTGCGGTGGGTACCGATCATCGGGCCGACGCTGCGTCACATGACGCTTGCCCGTTTTACACGGATGCTGAGTTTGCTCGTCGAGAACAACACACCGTTGCCGGAAGCCGTCCGATTGGCCGCAAGAGCAACGAACGATGACGCGATGGAAATCGATGTCGAGCAATTGGCCCAGCAGTTGGAAACTCGAGGACCCGATGATCTGCCATTTGCAGTGGCTTCACGGTTTCCCCCCAGCTTGATTCAAGTGTTTACAGCCGTCGGTCGGCGACCCAATCTCGGGCAGACATTGTCCACACTCGCCGACGACTACGAAAACCGTTCCGAAGTCCGTGTGATTGCACTGGCACCGGTGCTAGAACCCGTCGTAATTCTGATAACGGGTTGGACGATCGCATGGTTCGTCATTGCGATGTTCCTGCCATTGATGAGCCTGTTGAACGACTTGAGTTGACCACTCTTCGATTTGCCAAAGACGCCGAATATGTTTTACTGGCTGAGCCTCAATCCATCCCACTTGTTCGAGCCGTTTTTAATGCGGGCTCGCAGACGTCGACAAAGCAGTCTGCTTTGGATGCTCTCCGCTGCGGTCGAGCAGAATATGCCGATCTCCGACACCGTACGCGCGGTCGCTGCCGATTCTCCGGCTCCGCGATGGAGTCGGCGAACGGAAATGTTCGCGGACTACCTCGATGATGGTATGCCCATTGCCGACGCACTGGACCAAGTGCCGAACTTGTTCCCGCCCGACGTGCAACTCGCAATACAATCCGGTGCGGAGTCTGGCACACTCGCAAGTACTCTCAAACATCAAGCCACTGCGTTGGTCGAACAGGAACAGAGACGAACGTCCTGGCTGGGGTTCTTTTTGTATCTCTTTGTTTTATTGGTAGTGATGGCTTCTGTGGTGTCTTTCATCATGGTCTTCATCATCCCGAAATTCAAAAAGATCTTTGAAGACTTTGCGACGGAACTCCCCGCGATGACAAAGCTCACGGTGAGTTTCTCCGACTTCATGGTTCGGTATGCGATTTATCCGTTTCTCCTGGCGTTCGTCGGGCTGTTGTTACGGTTGCTTTGGCGTCGTTGGTATTGGTGGACACGATTGGTCGAGAGTTTTCGTCCGGTACGAGCCCGGGCACCGAGCATCCTGCGAGTTCTGAGTGACGCCGTTTCCGCTGGAAGACCGTTAGCCGGCGTTTTGTCGACATTGGCTCGTCCCAGTGGAAACTCCCGATTCTCCGTCCGAATCTTGGCACTCCGGCAGGCCGCCGAAAGCGGTAACGATGTGTGGCTAGCGTTCGTCGATGAGGGGTTCCTCACACTCCGTGAAGCCCGAATTCTCCACGCCGCCGAACGACTCGGGAATTTGCCCTGGGCGTTGGAGGAACTCGCATCTCGAATCGAACAGCGTCGCGGCGACCGTTGGGAAATTCTCTTGGAAATCGTACGCCCATTTATTCTGTTCGCCATCGGTATCTTCGTCGGATTTATCGTCATCAGTCTGTTCATGCCGCTGGTGAAGCTGCTTAACGATCTGTCGTGATTAATCCGTTGTGTTTCACGAATACTGAAAAGGACCTTGGTTTTGAATTGTGTCTTTCACTCAACGGTACGTTCAGAACGTCGCGGATTGGGATTGATCGAACTTCTCATGGCGGCCATTTTGTTGAGCACGATGTTCGTCGTTGCGGTTCCAACACTGCGTATCGCGATGACGACAGACCGTCAGAACGCTCGGCAAACCGAAGCGTTGATGACGGCCTCGAA
Encoded here:
- a CDS encoding type II secretion system F family protein translates to MAEFDYTAIDIDGGSNTGRIRARDEADARNQLTGLGWTVESITEVDRNDADEPELHRSSKTDFELGKHLAELTAADLPLASGLSILAEEIPRGQTKRALQRVAERLDRGDSLDEALDGPGAPSELRALVEVGVRSGRIGEVLSEYVKQSRKYMELRHKAMYSIGYAAVVGAACIAVLLVFLLILVPQFKSIFIDFNTELPGLTVAVLSLSDTLRTYGILILAVLLILFFLGVRIARAGQWSVWKQRVLRWVPIIGPTLRHMTLARFTRMLSLLVENNTPLPEAVRLAARATNDDAMEIDVEQLAQQLETRGPDDLPFAVASRFPPSLIQVFTAVGRRPNLGQTLSTLADDYENRSEVRVIALAPVLEPVVILITGWTIAWFVIAMFLPLMSLLNDLS
- a CDS encoding type II secretion system F family protein — its product is MFYWLSLNPSHLFEPFLMRARRRRQSSLLWMLSAAVEQNMPISDTVRAVAADSPAPRWSRRTEMFADYLDDGMPIADALDQVPNLFPPDVQLAIQSGAESGTLASTLKHQATALVEQEQRRTSWLGFFLYLFVLLVVMASVVSFIMVFIIPKFKKIFEDFATELPAMTKLTVSFSDFMVRYAIYPFLLAFVGLLLRLLWRRWYWWTRLVESFRPVRARAPSILRVLSDAVSAGRPLAGVLSTLARPSGNSRFSVRILALRQAAESGNDVWLAFVDEGFLTLREARILHAAERLGNLPWALEELASRIEQRRGDRWEILLEIVRPFILFAIGIFVGFIVISLFMPLVKLLNDLS